Within the Saccharomonospora amisosensis genome, the region GAACCTGATCACCCTGCCGATGGCCTTCCTGTCCGGCACCTTCTTCCCGATCGACGCCGCACCCGCGTGGCTGCGGACCGTCTCGCAGGCGTTCCCCATGCGTCACCTCACCGACGGCATGCTGGACGTGATGGTGCGCGGGCAGGGTGCCTCCGCGCTGCTGGTTCCCGCGCTCGTCCTCGTGGCCTTCACCGCCGTCGCGGGGCTCGTCGCGGGCAAGGTGTTCCGCTGGGAGGAGTGAGACGTGAGCATGCTCACCGGCCCCCGAGGGTCCGGTGAGCGTCGTCACGGCCCACACTGGTATCACGACGTCCGACAGCGTGGTTGACGTGATGACCAGTTACCAGTCCCACCGCTGAGGAACCCGGGCGGTTCGGTACTCGAGGAGGAATCGTTGTCGAACAAGGCTGCCGTCTTGTTCCGTGTTGTCGCGGTCGCCGAGGCGTTTTCCTGGGCAGGCCTGCTGATCGGCATGTTCTTCAAGTACGTCGTGGAACTCGGTGAGGGCGGCGTGCCGGTACTGGGCATGGTGCACGGCGTGCTGTTCATGCTCTACGTGACCGTCACCCTCGCGGTGGCCCGTCAGCTGGGCTGGCGGCCCGCGACGCTCGTCGCGGCGCTGCTCGCGGCCGTCCCCCCGCTGTTCACCTGGTTGTTCGAGCGGTGGGCGCTGCGCAGGGGCAAGCTAGACGGCCCGCAGCGGCTGCGCTACGGCGGTACCGGCCTCATCGTGGCCAAGGGCAACGGCAGGGAGTACGCCAACACCGTGGGCGCCTGAGGCCGGACGGCGTTCGGCGGCGCTCAGTCAGCGGCGCTCAGTCGGTGGCGCTCAGTCCACGAAGTCGCCCGCCGCCTTACGCACCTTGGTCAGCAGTTCGGTGAGCTGC harbors:
- a CDS encoding DUF3817 domain-containing protein, encoding MSNKAAVLFRVVAVAEAFSWAGLLIGMFFKYVVELGEGGVPVLGMVHGVLFMLYVTVTLAVARQLGWRPATLVAALLAAVPPLFTWLFERWALRRGKLDGPQRLRYGGTGLIVAKGNGREYANTVGA